Genomic segment of Arthrobacter antioxidans:
CATAGCGGCTGACACGGTCGGGATGACGGAGGCACACTTCGAAGCCGATGAGGGCACTCCAGTCGTGCGCCACGAGAGCCACTCGGTTGAGGCCCAGGGCGTCCAGCAGCCCGACCACGTCGGCAACCAGGGTGTCGAGGTCGTAGCCCTCCGCCGGGGCGTCGGTCTGACCGGCGCCACGGAGATCGGGAGCAATGACGCGAGCAGTATGGCTGAGGTGCGCCATCACCGCGGCGTACTCGCGCGAACTCTGGGGAAATCCGTGGAGCAACAGCACCGGTGTCCCCGACCCGGCCTCGACGACGTGCACCTTGAGTCCTGCCACCATCACCATGTGACCTCTGACGGCTGAGGCGCCCGCCTGCTCGTTCATGACTGCATTCTACTATTTTTCTAGTAGCGCTGTCACTAGAAACCTAGTGAACGAGTACTGTCTCTTTAGTGACCACTACCCGTGAGCGTGCCCTGGACGCGGCCGTTGAGCTCGTCGGCGAGCAAGGGATCCGCGCCCTCGTCCACGCGCGAGTGGACGAGCGAGCCGGCCTACCGAAGGGATCCACCTCGAACTGGTTCCGCACCAGGGACGCCCTCGTCGCGGGCGTCGTCGCGTGGCTCGCGGAGCGGGAACGCGGCGACTTCGATGCCGGAGCCGCCCCGGTGGTCAGGACCCCGGATCAGCTGATCGACGCGTTTGCGAGCCTCATCGATGCGGAGACGGGTCTCTTCTCAGGGCGTACCAGAGCGCGCTACGCGCTGTTTCTCGAGGGCGCAAACGACCCGCAGCTGCTCGAACCATTGCTCCAGCAGCGCAAGGTCTACGTCGAATGGGCAACAGACCTTCTCGCGGGAGTTGGAGCCGCTCGGCCGGCGGATGCCGTGCGGGCGCTGATGGCCGCCTCGGAAGGGCTCGTCCTGCATCGACTCACCGTGGATCCCACCGCG
This window contains:
- a CDS encoding TetR/AcrR family transcriptional regulator; translation: MTTTRERALDAAVELVGEQGIRALVHARVDERAGLPKGSTSNWFRTRDALVAGVVAWLAERERGDFDAGAAPVVRTPDQLIDAFASLIDAETGLFSGRTRARYALFLEGANDPQLLEPLLQQRKVYVEWATDLLAGVGAARPADAVRALMAASEGLVLHRLTVDPTAPVRPVVERIVRACLD